In Crinalium epipsammum PCC 9333, the following are encoded in one genomic region:
- a CDS encoding MFS transporter, whose translation MLPTDPSTASRRGFNALFKNRPFLTLWSGQILSQVADKIFFILLIALLVDYKSPVALKNSMRSVLMVVVTLPAIFFGSAAGIFVDRFDKRQIMWVTNLMRGLLVLIMPLLPKQFLILLIIGFSESILTQFFAPAEQAAIPLLVKPENLMSANALFTTTMLGSMIVGFAVGEPLLSLAESLGGEYGQEITVGVLYVLAAGLLYLIPLKEQRRANSLVAVHPWSDFKAGLKYLRQNRLVSNAMLQLTILYSVFAALTVLAINLAQEIGLKETQFGFLLAAAGVGMIFGAAILGHWGDRFHNKPLPLVGFLSMGFVLGMFTFTEQLWLGLALSALLGLGASMIGVPMQTLIQQQTPEDMRGKVFGFQNNIVNIALSLPLAIAGPLTDQFGLRVVLLSMSMIVSLGGIWAWYSTRQVLQDVL comes from the coding sequence ATGTTGCCAACTGACCCCTCCACAGCTTCTCGTCGTGGTTTTAACGCTCTGTTCAAGAATCGACCTTTTCTCACGCTTTGGAGTGGACAGATATTATCCCAAGTAGCGGATAAGATTTTCTTCATTTTGCTGATTGCGCTACTGGTCGATTATAAATCACCAGTAGCTTTGAAAAATTCGATGCGGTCAGTGTTGATGGTCGTTGTAACACTACCAGCAATTTTCTTTGGTTCAGCAGCAGGTATTTTTGTTGATCGCTTTGATAAGCGACAAATTATGTGGGTGACTAATTTAATGAGGGGGCTATTAGTTCTAATAATGCCCCTACTACCTAAGCAGTTTTTAATTCTATTAATTATTGGCTTTTCGGAATCTATACTCACTCAATTTTTTGCCCCCGCAGAGCAGGCAGCAATTCCCTTGTTAGTCAAGCCTGAAAACTTGATGTCGGCGAATGCTTTATTTACTACGACGATGCTCGGTTCAATGATTGTTGGTTTTGCAGTGGGGGAACCTTTGTTAAGCTTGGCTGAATCTTTGGGTGGAGAGTACGGGCAAGAAATAACTGTCGGGGTGTTGTATGTATTAGCCGCAGGTTTACTTTATTTAATTCCCCTCAAAGAGCAGAGAAGAGCGAATTCTTTGGTCGCTGTTCACCCTTGGAGTGATTTTAAAGCAGGGCTAAAATATCTTCGCCAAAATCGTTTAGTAAGTAACGCAATGTTACAGTTAACAATTCTTTACTCAGTGTTTGCTGCTTTAACTGTCTTGGCAATCAATTTGGCACAGGAAATTGGGCTAAAGGAAACCCAATTTGGCTTTTTATTAGCAGCCGCAGGGGTGGGAATGATATTTGGTGCTGCTATTTTGGGTCATTGGGGCGATCGTTTCCATAATAAACCGCTACCATTAGTCGGCTTTTTGAGTATGGGGTTTGTGTTAGGGATGTTCACTTTTACAGAGCAACTGTGGCTGGGTTTGGCTCTTAGTGCCTTGTTAGGTTTAGGCGCTTCCATGATTGGTGTTCCGATGCAAACCTTAATTCAGCAACAAACACCTGAAGATATGCGTGGCAAAGTATTTGGTTTTCAGAATAATATAGTTAATATTGCATTAAGTTTACCTCTGGCGATCGCAGGTCCCTTGACCGATCAATTTGGTCTACGGGTTGTACTCTTAAGTATGAGTATGATTGTCAGCTTGGGAGGCATTTGGGCGTGGTATAGTACCCGCCAAGTTTTACAAGATGTCTTATAA
- a CDS encoding biliverdin-producing heme oxygenase, whose product MSSNLATKLREGTKKAHTMAENVGFVKCFLKGVVEKNSYRKLVANLYFVYSAMEEEMERHKQHPIISKVTFPELNRKASLEEDLYFYYGTNWREQVAPSAAGQAYLNRIREVSNTAPELLVGHFYTRYLGDLSGGQILKGIAQRAMNLADGNGTAFYEFDSIPDEKAFKVKYRQAMDELPIDEATADRIVNEANDAFGMNMKMFNELEGNLIKAIGQMLFNTLTRKRTRGATELATAE is encoded by the coding sequence ATGAGTAGTAATTTAGCAACCAAATTGCGTGAAGGAACTAAAAAAGCCCACACAATGGCGGAAAATGTTGGATTTGTCAAGTGTTTTTTAAAAGGAGTTGTAGAAAAAAACTCTTACCGCAAACTCGTAGCCAATCTCTACTTTGTTTACTCTGCAATGGAAGAAGAGATGGAACGCCACAAGCAACATCCCATTATCTCCAAGGTGACTTTCCCTGAACTTAACCGCAAAGCCAGTTTAGAAGAAGATTTATATTTCTACTACGGCACCAACTGGCGCGAACAAGTCGCTCCTTCCGCAGCAGGTCAAGCTTATTTAAATCGTATTCGAGAAGTATCTAACACAGCGCCAGAATTGTTAGTTGGTCACTTCTATACCCGCTACCTGGGTGATTTATCAGGTGGTCAAATCCTCAAAGGTATTGCTCAACGCGCAATGAATCTAGCTGATGGCAATGGCACTGCCTTCTACGAATTTGACAGTATTCCTGATGAAAAAGCTTTCAAAGTAAAATATCGTCAGGCAATGGATGAGCTACCCATTGATGAAGCTACAGCCGATAGAATTGTAAATGAAGCTAATGATGCTTTCGGTATGAACATGAAGATGTTCAACGAGCTAGAAGGTAATTTAATTAAGGCAATTGGACAAATGCTGTTCAACACCTTGACACGCAAGCGTACTCGCGGCGCTACAGAATTGGCAACTGCTGAATAG
- a CDS encoding Uma2 family endonuclease has translation MVQSALISDDYWVPDANQLVTEDDTPVDNFASEKQQRLLAGSLYSSWLGRTFLAAANVGIFNTASEPAIVPDVFLSLNVQVPENWWEKQSRSYILWQFGKPPEVVIEIVSNRVGDELGNKMRRYEQMRVSYYIVFDPSHQLGETTLRIFELRGIHYAEMSETWLEQVGLGVTLWEGVFEGKREVWLRWCDQGGNLLFTGDERAAQAEQRAAQAEQSSQHAEERAQLLAERLKALGIDPDSL, from the coding sequence ATGGTTCAGTCCGCTTTAATCTCAGACGACTACTGGGTACCAGATGCGAACCAGTTAGTAACCGAGGATGACACACCTGTGGATAATTTTGCCTCTGAAAAGCAACAACGCCTATTAGCTGGCTCTCTTTACAGTTCTTGGCTTGGGCGGACTTTTTTAGCCGCCGCCAATGTCGGGATTTTCAACACAGCTAGTGAACCCGCCATAGTTCCAGATGTATTTCTCAGTCTAAATGTGCAAGTTCCAGAGAATTGGTGGGAAAAACAAAGTCGTTCTTATATTCTCTGGCAATTTGGTAAACCGCCAGAGGTAGTAATTGAAATTGTCTCTAATCGAGTTGGAGATGAACTAGGAAATAAAATGAGGCGCTATGAACAAATGCGAGTTAGTTACTATATCGTGTTTGATCCTAGTCATCAGTTGGGGGAAACAACGCTGCGAATATTTGAACTTAGAGGAATACACTATGCAGAAATGAGCGAAACTTGGTTAGAGCAAGTTGGGTTAGGTGTAACGCTGTGGGAAGGTGTATTTGAGGGTAAGCGTGAGGTGTGGCTACGTTGGTGCGATCAAGGTGGTAATCTTCTGTTTACAGGAGATGAACGAGCAGCACAAGCAGAGCAAAGAGCAGCACAAGCAGAACAAAGCTCTCAACACGCAGAAGAACGCGCTCAATTATTAGCAGAGCGTTTAAAAGCTCTGGGTATTGATCCAGATAGTCTTTAA
- the cobW gene encoding cobalamin biosynthesis protein CobW, with product MAAKLPVTVITGFLGSGKTTLIRHLLQNNQGRRIAVVVNEFGELGIDGELLRSCGVCPEDADANSNIVELTNGCLCCTVQEEFLPTMQELLKRRDSLDCIVIETSGLALPKPLVKAFRWPEIRNAATVDAVITVVDCEAVAAGTFASNPEAVEEERKADPNLEHETPLQELFEDQLACADLVILNKTDLVDAQQQAEVVDLIKKELSRTVKIVQSDGGKLSPDILMGFQAAVEDNLESRPSHHDTEEDHDHDHEINSTHLILDQAFDPDKLKQQLEALVQQQEIYRIKGFVAVPNKAMRLVLQGVGNRFEQFYDRPWQPEEPRQTQLVFIGRALDSAQIQSQLSLN from the coding sequence ATGGCTGCAAAACTTCCCGTTACCGTCATCACTGGCTTTTTAGGTAGTGGAAAAACAACACTAATTCGTCATTTACTGCAAAATAACCAAGGACGCAGAATTGCGGTTGTGGTTAATGAATTTGGTGAACTCGGCATTGATGGTGAACTGCTGCGTTCCTGTGGAGTATGTCCAGAAGATGCTGATGCCAACAGCAATATTGTGGAATTAACCAATGGCTGCTTGTGCTGCACAGTGCAGGAAGAATTTTTGCCCACTATGCAAGAACTGTTGAAGCGTCGAGACTCCCTAGATTGCATTGTGATAGAAACTTCTGGGTTAGCATTGCCTAAACCACTCGTAAAGGCTTTCCGATGGCCAGAAATACGCAATGCTGCCACAGTTGATGCTGTAATTACAGTAGTAGACTGTGAAGCCGTAGCAGCAGGAACTTTTGCCAGCAATCCAGAGGCGGTAGAGGAAGAACGCAAGGCAGACCCGAATCTGGAACACGAAACACCACTACAAGAACTCTTTGAAGACCAACTAGCTTGTGCTGACTTGGTAATACTGAATAAAACTGATTTAGTCGATGCCCAGCAGCAAGCTGAAGTTGTGGATTTAATTAAAAAAGAACTGTCTAGAACCGTAAAAATTGTGCAAAGTGATGGGGGAAAATTAAGTCCAGATATTTTGATGGGATTCCAAGCGGCAGTAGAAGATAATTTAGAGTCCCGTCCTAGCCATCACGACACCGAAGAAGACCACGACCACGACCACGAGATTAACTCAACACACTTGATTTTAGACCAAGCTTTTGACCCAGATAAGCTGAAACAGCAGTTGGAAGCTTTAGTACAACAGCAGGAAATTTATCGTATTAAAGGGTTTGTGGCAGTTCCTAATAAAGCTATGCGACTGGTATTGCAGGGAGTCGGAAATCGGTTTGAGCAATTTTATGACCGCCCTTGGCAACCAGAAGAACCCCGACAAACTCAGCTAGTTTTCATCGGTCGTGCGCTAGATTCGGCTCAAATTCAATCGCAGCTATCTCTTAACTAA
- the nth gene encoding endonuclease III, with protein sequence MSITRKLSNKKQRALEILIRLKRLYPEATCTLNYETPVQLLVATILSAQCTDERVNLVTPALFLRFPDAAALADANLEELQSLVRSTGFYRNKAKNIQAACRLLVEKYGGIVPKRMELLLELPGVARKTANVVLGHAYGINMGVTVDTHVKRLSYRLGLTEQTDPIRVERDLMPLLTQEDWENWSIRLVYHGRAVCKARKPECDRCVLADLCPSAYIIPAPDVLNEGFSLEPSNSISDISDTIKNGVFNDGN encoded by the coding sequence ATGAGTATTACACGAAAGCTGTCAAATAAAAAACAGCGTGCTTTAGAGATTTTGATTCGCCTAAAGCGACTTTATCCAGAAGCAACCTGTACTCTCAACTACGAAACGCCAGTACAACTACTGGTGGCAACTATTCTTTCTGCTCAATGTACAGATGAGCGGGTAAATCTGGTAACACCTGCTTTGTTTCTACGGTTTCCTGACGCGGCTGCCTTAGCTGATGCGAATTTAGAAGAGCTACAAAGCTTAGTTCGCTCTACAGGCTTTTATCGCAATAAAGCTAAAAATATTCAAGCTGCTTGCCGCCTCTTGGTGGAAAAATATGGTGGGATAGTGCCAAAACGGATGGAACTATTGCTGGAATTACCAGGGGTGGCGCGAAAAACAGCTAATGTGGTGCTTGGTCATGCCTATGGCATCAATATGGGCGTGACAGTAGACACCCACGTTAAGCGTTTGAGCTACCGATTAGGCTTAACCGAGCAAACAGACCCCATCCGTGTTGAACGGGACTTAATGCCACTGCTAACCCAGGAAGATTGGGAAAACTGGTCTATCCGATTGGTATATCACGGTCGGGCAGTTTGTAAAGCCAGAAAACCAGAGTGCGATCGCTGTGTACTAGCTGATTTATGTCCTTCTGCATATATCATTCCAGCACCAGATGTTTTAAATGAAGGTTTTTCCCTCGAACCTAGCAACTCTATATCAGATATATCCGATACAATAAAAAACGGTGTCTTCAACGATGGGAACTAA
- the rpsN gene encoding 30S ribosomal protein S14, producing MAKKSMIEREKKRQKLVDQYADKRAALLEDFQNAPSQQQKVAIHRLIQQLPRNSAPTRLRNRCWVTGRPRGVYRDFGLSRNVMREWAHQGLLPGVVKSSW from the coding sequence ATGGCTAAAAAGAGCATGATTGAGCGCGAGAAGAAGCGCCAAAAGCTCGTTGATCAGTATGCAGACAAGCGGGCAGCTTTGCTTGAAGATTTTCAAAATGCTCCTTCTCAACAGCAGAAGGTGGCTATTCACCGCCTAATCCAACAACTTCCTCGTAACAGTGCGCCTACCCGTCTGCGGAATCGCTGCTGGGTTACAGGTCGTCCTAGAGGCGTTTATCGTGACTTTGGGCTATCTCGTAACGTAATGCGCGAATGGGCGCACCAAGGTTTGTTACCTGGGGTTGTCAAGTCTAGCTGGTAG
- the miaA gene encoding tRNA (adenosine(37)-N6)-dimethylallyltransferase MiaA, whose product MKGNQTVGLIVICGATASGKSGLAIALAQKLKSVILSADSRQVYREFDIGTAKPTVAERQLIPHYLIDICNPTETLTVADYQQQTQTLINDFHHKTSSPPLLVGGTGLYIKAIVQGMKIPRVAPQPELRSQLSSLGQTQLYAMLQQVDLTATEKIHPNDPVRTLRALEVFYVTGRPISEQQGENPPAYPILQIGLDCDRTQLTKRIAQRTEQMIAAGWEAEVKTLIEKYGSELPLLDTLGYREMKQYLAGDISLNQAKELTVLHTRQFAKRQRTWFRAYPAIEWFDADQPDLLKKVWQRVQEFIEIL is encoded by the coding sequence ATGAAGGGAAATCAGACAGTAGGGTTAATTGTGATTTGTGGTGCGACGGCTTCAGGAAAGTCAGGATTAGCTATAGCACTAGCTCAAAAACTCAAATCAGTCATTCTCAGCGCCGATTCGCGCCAAGTATATCGTGAGTTTGATATTGGTACAGCTAAACCAACTGTTGCAGAACGTCAATTAATTCCACACTATTTAATAGATATCTGCAACCCAACAGAAACATTAACTGTTGCAGATTATCAGCAACAAACACAAACATTAATTAATGATTTCCATCATAAAACTTCTTCTCCCCCCCTGTTAGTTGGCGGGACAGGTTTATATATTAAAGCTATCGTGCAGGGAATGAAGATTCCCAGAGTTGCACCACAACCAGAATTGCGATCGCAACTCTCCTCACTTGGTCAAACTCAACTTTATGCCATGTTGCAACAAGTTGATTTAACTGCGACCGAAAAAATTCACCCTAACGACCCAGTACGCACATTACGCGCCTTAGAAGTCTTCTATGTCACAGGTCGTCCTATTTCAGAACAACAAGGCGAAAATCCACCTGCTTATCCTATTTTACAAATTGGCTTAGACTGCGATCGCACTCAACTCACAAAGCGTATTGCACAGCGTACAGAGCAAATGATCGCCGCAGGTTGGGAAGCAGAAGTAAAAACCCTAATAGAAAAATACGGCTCTGAATTACCACTCCTAGATACTTTAGGTTATCGAGAAATGAAACAATATTTAGCGGGTGACATTTCTTTAAATCAAGCCAAAGAATTAACAGTTTTGCATACTCGTCAATTTGCTAAACGCCAGCGCACATGGTTTCGCGCCTATCCAGCAATTGAATGGTTTGACGCGGATCAACCAGATTTATTAAAAAAAGTATGGCAACGAGTACAAGAGTTTATTGAAATTCTGTAA
- the aat gene encoding leucyl/phenylalanyl-tRNA--protein transferase: MEYNIPGLIEGYAQGYFLMADDTGKVGWYSSRQRALIPLDERFRYPKSLQRAINQEKFTVAVNRDFKAVVAGCANRETTWISPELENIYLMLYESGLAYSFETWQGDQLAGGVLGIVIGGAFIGESMFYRIPEGSKVAMVKLVERLRDRGFILFDAQMNNPHLERFGAYIVEDSEYQILLEQALQRRCSLDVD, translated from the coding sequence ATGGAATATAACATTCCTGGGCTAATCGAGGGATATGCCCAAGGCTATTTTTTGATGGCTGATGATACTGGAAAAGTTGGTTGGTATTCAAGCCGCCAACGGGCGCTAATTCCTTTAGATGAAAGGTTTCGTTACCCAAAGTCGTTGCAGCGTGCGATTAATCAAGAGAAGTTTACTGTTGCCGTTAACCGCGATTTTAAGGCTGTGGTTGCTGGCTGTGCGAATAGGGAAACTACTTGGATTTCTCCAGAGTTAGAAAATATTTATTTGATGCTCTATGAAAGCGGCTTGGCGTATAGCTTTGAAACTTGGCAAGGTGATCAGTTAGCAGGTGGAGTTTTAGGAATTGTTATTGGTGGGGCTTTTATTGGTGAATCAATGTTTTACAGGATTCCAGAAGGCTCAAAAGTAGCTATGGTAAAGTTAGTAGAAAGGCTGCGCGATCGCGGATTCATCCTTTTCGATGCCCAAATGAATAACCCCCACTTGGAGCGATTTGGTGCTTATATCGTTGAGGATTCAGAATATCAAATACTGCTGGAACAAGCATTGCAGCGCCGTTGTTCTTTAGATGTTGATTAA
- the rseP gene encoding RIP metalloprotease RseP: MSVLAAIAVLAVLIVVHELGHFLAARLQGIYANRFSVGFGPVLLKYQGSETEYAIRAFPLGGFVGFPDDDPDSTIPPNDPNLLRNRPILDRAIVISAGVIANLIFAYFLLVTQIGFVGVQDFNYQPGVLVPEVASDISSAATKAGIKPGDIVLAVEGKQLGESQAGITLLMQEIQTHPNESLALDLKRGDQIVNLKVTPELGKDGKGQIGVRLSPNGKVVRKPVGGIVQAFTTGAEEFQRITVLTAQGLGQLVSNFGETADQIAGPVKIVEIGANIAKNDAASLFQFAALISVNLAIINILPLPALDGGQLAFLLIEAIQGKPLPTKIQDGVMQTGLMLLLGLGIFLIVKDTANLEGIQQLFR; this comes from the coding sequence ATGTCAGTTTTGGCAGCGATCGCAGTCTTAGCAGTTTTGATTGTGGTACACGAGCTAGGTCATTTTTTGGCGGCTCGTTTACAAGGAATTTATGCTAATCGCTTCTCAGTTGGTTTTGGACCAGTTTTGTTGAAATACCAAGGTTCCGAAACTGAGTATGCCATTAGAGCATTTCCTTTAGGTGGGTTTGTTGGTTTCCCCGATGATGATCCCGACAGCACAATTCCCCCAAATGATCCCAATTTGTTACGCAATCGACCTATTTTGGACAGAGCGATCGTCATTAGTGCTGGCGTGATTGCTAACTTAATCTTTGCTTACTTCCTGCTAGTAACTCAGATTGGTTTTGTAGGTGTTCAAGACTTTAACTATCAACCAGGGGTTTTAGTTCCAGAAGTTGCTTCAGATATTAGTTCAGCAGCAACCAAAGCAGGAATTAAACCTGGTGACATTGTTTTGGCAGTTGAAGGTAAGCAATTAGGTGAATCCCAAGCAGGCATTACTCTGCTGATGCAGGAAATTCAAACACATCCTAATGAGTCTCTAGCACTAGATCTCAAACGAGGCGATCAAATTGTTAATCTCAAGGTGACACCAGAACTAGGAAAGGATGGTAAAGGTCAAATTGGTGTCCGGCTGTCTCCTAATGGTAAGGTGGTACGCAAGCCTGTAGGCGGTATCGTGCAAGCGTTTACCACTGGCGCAGAAGAGTTTCAACGAATTACAGTATTGACGGCTCAAGGATTAGGTCAATTAGTTAGTAACTTTGGGGAAACAGCAGATCAAATTGCTGGTCCAGTGAAAATTGTAGAAATTGGGGCGAATATTGCAAAAAATGATGCAGCAAGTTTGTTTCAATTTGCGGCTTTGATCAGCGTTAACCTGGCAATTATCAATATTCTGCCATTACCTGCTCTTGATGGTGGTCAATTGGCATTTCTGCTGATTGAAGCTATTCAGGGTAAACCCTTACCAACCAAAATCCAAGACGGCGTTATGCAGACTGGTTTAATGCTGTTGCTAGGGTTGGGGATATTTTTGATTGTGAAAGATACTGCCAATTTGGAAGGGATACAGCAGTTATTTAGGTAA
- a CDS encoding ferrochelatase — MVATPEKIQQETPNSSTAQDRVAVLLMGYGEVESYEDFANYNEQALNLLTAKFAPVPTWIYPPLAKLLAVFDLHEWSHQHDHFISPHNAIFEQQRAGIEKNLQQKWGDRIKVFKAFNFCAPFLPEQVLTQIKAEGFDKILIYPLLVVDSIFTSGIAVEQVNKALVNLTDGSEHWVKGQRYIPSFYNEPAYIDLLAEMVEEKIAKDLAVAHLPSQTGIVLMNHGCPHKAKGFTSGITESQILFDLVREKLIYKYPLISIGWLNHDTPLIDWTQPNVDLAARNIIDLGATALVFMPLGFATENHETLLDVDHIIHGLRRKHPEVTYVQMPCVNDRPDFLKMAADWANPQIEALLSEQALAVNPQLAAIQAQHSHEHHDHGHHHDHDHGHHHDHHH, encoded by the coding sequence GTGGTTGCCACCCCAGAAAAAATTCAACAAGAAACACCAAACTCATCTACTGCTCAAGATAGAGTTGCAGTATTACTAATGGGTTATGGCGAAGTAGAAAGCTACGAAGACTTCGCCAACTATAATGAACAAGCTTTAAATTTACTTACTGCTAAATTTGCTCCAGTCCCAACTTGGATTTATCCACCACTGGCTAAACTTTTGGCAGTGTTTGATTTGCATGAGTGGAGTCACCAGCACGATCATTTTATTTCGCCACATAATGCGATTTTTGAACAGCAACGCGCTGGGATAGAAAAGAACTTACAACAAAAGTGGGGCGATCGCATCAAAGTTTTTAAAGCTTTTAACTTTTGCGCTCCCTTCTTACCTGAGCAAGTTCTCACCCAAATCAAAGCAGAAGGATTCGACAAAATCCTTATTTACCCACTATTAGTAGTAGATTCTATCTTTACCAGTGGTATTGCTGTCGAACAAGTTAACAAAGCCTTAGTTAATTTAACTGATGGAAGCGAACATTGGGTAAAAGGACAGCGTTATATCCCTTCCTTCTACAATGAACCAGCTTACATTGATTTGTTAGCCGAAATGGTTGAGGAGAAAATCGCCAAAGATTTGGCAGTAGCACATTTACCCTCTCAAACGGGAATTGTGCTAATGAATCATGGTTGCCCGCACAAAGCAAAAGGGTTTACATCGGGTATTACTGAGAGCCAAATTCTCTTTGATTTAGTTAGAGAAAAGCTGATTTATAAGTATCCTTTAATCTCAATTGGTTGGCTCAACCATGACACGCCTCTAATTGACTGGACTCAACCAAATGTAGATTTAGCTGCGCGAAATATCATAGATTTGGGTGCTACAGCACTGGTATTCATGCCTCTTGGTTTTGCCACTGAAAACCACGAAACCCTGCTCGATGTAGATCATATTATTCATGGTTTACGTCGTAAGCATCCTGAAGTAACTTATGTCCAGATGCCTTGTGTTAATGATCGCCCTGACTTCTTGAAAATGGCGGCTGATTGGGCTAATCCACAGATAGAAGCTTTACTATCAGAACAAGCTCTTGCTGTTAATCCTCAATTGGCAGCAATTCAAGCTCAACATTCTCATGAGCATCACGATCATGGTCATCACCACGATCACGATCACGGTCATCACCACGATCATCATCATTAA
- the gyrB gene encoding DNA topoisomerase (ATP-hydrolyzing) subunit B, whose product MTSSYSADQIQVLEGLEAVRKRPGMYIGTTGPRGLHHLVYEVVDNSIDEALAGHCTHIEVQINADGSVSVTDDGRGIPTDIHSRTGKSALETVMTILHAGGKFGGGGYKVSGGLHGVGISVVNALSEWVEVTVWRDKKEHNQRFERGIPIGELKAQPIKENRTGTSICFKPDTEIFTVSIEFDYTTISGRLRELAYLNAGVKITFSDQRIHLLKNNEPKVETYCYEGGIREYITYMNTEKQPLHEEVIYIQGERNNVQVEVALQWCVDAYSDNLLGFANNIRTIDGGTHLEGLKAVLTRTMNTTARKRNKLKEADSNLGGENIREGLTGVISVKVPDPEFEGQTKTKLGNTEVRGIVDSLVGEIFTEYLDFHPNVADAILEKAIQAFNAAEAARRARELVRRKSVLESSPLPGKLADCSTKDPTESEIYIVEGDSAGGSAKQGRDRRFQAILPLRGKILNIEKTDDAKIYKNTEIQALITALGLGVKGEEFDSTQLRYHRIVIMTDADVDGAHIRTLLLTFFYRYQRALVDEGYIYIACPPLYKVERGRNHYYCYSERELTKLTTTEFPSNANYTIQRFKGLGEMMPTQLWDTTMNPESRTLKRVEIEDAAEADRIFTVLMGDRVAPRREFIETYGSRLNLVDLDI is encoded by the coding sequence ATGACCAGCAGTTACAGCGCTGATCAAATCCAAGTTTTAGAAGGTCTTGAAGCTGTCCGCAAAAGACCAGGGATGTATATTGGCACTACCGGGCCACGAGGACTCCACCATCTAGTTTACGAAGTTGTAGACAACTCCATTGATGAGGCGCTGGCTGGACACTGTACTCATATTGAAGTTCAGATCAATGCTGATGGTTCTGTTAGTGTAACAGATGACGGTCGCGGTATCCCTACAGACATCCATTCCCGTACCGGAAAATCTGCTTTAGAAACAGTAATGACCATCCTTCATGCTGGAGGAAAATTTGGTGGCGGTGGTTATAAAGTTTCTGGAGGACTACACGGTGTAGGTATTTCTGTTGTTAATGCTTTATCTGAATGGGTAGAAGTTACTGTTTGGCGGGATAAGAAAGAACACAATCAACGTTTTGAACGTGGTATCCCTATAGGAGAACTGAAAGCCCAACCTATTAAAGAAAATCGCACCGGAACTTCTATTTGCTTCAAACCGGATACAGAAATATTCACTGTAAGCATAGAGTTTGATTACACAACTATATCCGGTAGATTGCGGGAGTTGGCTTACTTAAATGCTGGTGTAAAAATTACTTTTAGCGATCAGCGTATCCACTTACTCAAAAACAACGAACCGAAGGTAGAAACCTATTGCTATGAAGGTGGTATTCGTGAATATATCACCTACATGAATACTGAAAAGCAACCCCTGCATGAGGAAGTAATTTATATTCAGGGTGAACGCAATAATGTGCAAGTAGAAGTGGCGTTGCAGTGGTGTGTTGATGCTTATAGTGATAATTTACTCGGTTTTGCCAATAATATTCGTACCATTGACGGCGGTACACACCTAGAAGGGTTGAAAGCGGTATTGACGCGCACTATGAATACTACTGCCCGCAAGCGTAATAAGCTCAAAGAGGCAGATTCCAATCTTGGTGGTGAAAATATTCGGGAAGGTTTGACGGGTGTTATTTCTGTTAAAGTTCCTGACCCAGAATTTGAAGGACAAACAAAAACTAAACTAGGCAATACGGAAGTTAGGGGAATTGTTGATTCTTTAGTAGGAGAAATTTTTACAGAGTATTTAGATTTTCATCCTAATGTAGCTGATGCTATTTTAGAAAAAGCAATTCAAGCATTTAATGCTGCTGAAGCTGCTAGACGTGCGAGAGAATTAGTCCGCAGAAAATCGGTTTTAGAGTCTTCACCTTTACCTGGAAAATTAGCAGATTGTAGTACAAAAGATCCCACCGAATCAGAAATATATATCGTGGAAGGGGATTCCGCCGGAGGCAGTGCCAAACAAGGAAGAGATCGGCGTTTTCAAGCTATTCTACCTTTGCGAGGTAAAATTCTCAATATTGAGAAAACTGATGATGCCAAAATCTACAAAAACACAGAAATTCAAGCTTTAATTACTGCACTAGGATTAGGCGTAAAAGGTGAAGAATTTGATTCAACTCAATTACGATATCACCGGATCGTAATTATGACTGATGCTGACGTAGATGGGGCGCACATCCGCACGTTGTTGTTAACATTCTTCTATCGTTATCAACGAGCATTAGTTGATGAAGGCTACATTTATATTGCTTGTCCTCCGCTTTATAAGGTGGAAAGAGGTCGCAATCATTACTATTGTTATAGTGAGCGCGAACTCACTAAATTGACAACCACCGAGTTTCCTAGTAATGCAAATTACACCATCCAACGCTTCAAAGGGTTAGGTGAAATGATGCCAACCCAACTATGGGATACCACGATGAACCCAGAAAGTCGCACCCTTAAGCGAGTAGAAATTGAAGATGCTGCGGAGGCGGATCGGATCTTTACCGTATTGATGGGCGATCGCGTTGCACCTCGACGCGAGTTTATCGAAACCTACGGTTCCCGTTTAAATCTGGTGGATCTCGATATCTAA